One part of the Cytophagales bacterium genome encodes these proteins:
- a CDS encoding T9SS type A sorting domain-containing protein, producing MKKIYLFILIILILANGVILKAQDYLNTAKRIDLDPNYAPFYHGVASGDPLTDKVIIWTRVTPDTISTDSIIKVCWRMAVDTNFTQIVNAGITYTSDSVDYTVKVDVDGLQPNTYYYYEFRALGKNSLIGRTKTTPLGDVDSIRFAVVSCAHFEHGYYNAYERIVNRNDIDAILHLGDYIYEYAAGGGYSLDTVTGRVHEPDSEIIVLNDYRIRYSQYHLDPQLRALHQQYPFIVIWDDHETANNSWTGGAENHDTTTEGSWEDRKAAGVQAHHEWLPIRLPDPNTYQRIYRKFTFGDLADLIMLDTRLEARVEQVGATSSSLNDTTRTLLGPQQYNWLINKLDSSTAQWKIVGQQVMVAPLTLGWPTYTPVNTDQWDGYPVERDKLFNDIMNKNINNIVVLTGDIHTSWANDLPFGNYDPPNSGSVGVEFVTTSVTSAALPITLPGGASLIKLLNPHMKYVNLEEKGYLIVDINKTRTQADWYFVTTVDSLLFEDNYAESWYVNDQERFLNGTTTASQQLSPLQPQAPTTPNKQYIPEANDDVVSTDTGTTVVIDVQNNDNYLNCAALMTSIVSGPANGIANVLNGDSIEYTPNPGFTGTDTIIYAICDSAAPSVCDTAMVIIAVNSSVAIDDFFAKYNDIVLFGIYPNPFTGNILLQYYIFQPTDVHIRLTDAAGKTVYIKNSGKMQEGLYETEINCESISAGSYIMTLETKNQVRKRKVVKY from the coding sequence ATGAAAAAGATCTATTTATTTATTCTAATAATATTAATCTTAGCTAACGGAGTGATATTAAAAGCCCAGGATTATCTGAACACTGCCAAACGCATTGACCTTGACCCTAACTATGCACCTTTCTATCACGGTGTAGCATCAGGCGACCCCCTTACTGACAAAGTGATCATCTGGACAAGGGTTACCCCGGATACCATTTCCACAGACAGTATTATCAAGGTGTGCTGGAGAATGGCTGTTGATACCAATTTTACGCAAATTGTCAACGCTGGCATCACATATACCAGCGATTCTGTTGATTATACCGTGAAAGTGGATGTTGACGGTTTACAGCCAAACACATACTATTACTATGAATTTAGGGCCCTTGGTAAAAACTCATTGATAGGCAGAACAAAGACTACACCGTTGGGAGACGTTGACAGCATTCGCTTTGCAGTGGTATCATGTGCTCACTTTGAGCATGGCTATTACAATGCGTACGAAAGAATTGTTAACCGAAATGATATAGATGCCATTCTGCACTTAGGCGATTATATTTACGAGTATGCTGCCGGAGGGGGATACTCACTTGACACTGTTACCGGCAGGGTACATGAACCAGATAGTGAGATCATAGTTTTAAACGATTACAGGATCCGCTACTCACAATACCATCTTGACCCCCAGCTAAGGGCATTACACCAGCAATACCCCTTCATCGTGATCTGGGATGATCACGAAACAGCAAACAATTCATGGACAGGAGGGGCAGAGAACCACGATACCACTACAGAAGGAAGCTGGGAAGACCGCAAAGCAGCAGGCGTGCAGGCACATCACGAGTGGCTGCCCATCCGGCTGCCGGATCCTAATACCTACCAGCGCATATACAGGAAATTCACCTTCGGTGATTTGGCAGACCTTATCATGCTTGACACGCGGTTAGAAGCACGTGTTGAACAGGTAGGAGCAACTTCTTCCAGCCTAAATGATACCACAAGGACATTATTAGGCCCCCAGCAATACAACTGGCTTATCAACAAACTTGACAGCTCCACCGCGCAATGGAAGATCGTTGGGCAGCAGGTGATGGTAGCTCCTTTAACTCTTGGCTGGCCTACCTATACCCCGGTTAACACCGATCAATGGGATGGTTATCCTGTGGAAAGAGATAAATTGTTTAATGATATTATGAACAAAAACATCAATAATATAGTAGTTTTGACAGGTGATATTCATACTTCCTGGGCAAACGATCTGCCGTTTGGCAATTATGACCCTCCTAACTCAGGGTCAGTTGGTGTTGAGTTTGTAACAACAAGCGTTACCTCTGCTGCACTTCCCATTACTTTACCTGGGGGCGCATCTTTAATTAAATTACTCAATCCTCATATGAAATATGTCAACCTGGAGGAAAAGGGATACCTCATTGTTGATATTAACAAAACACGCACACAAGCCGACTGGTATTTCGTAACTACCGTTGATAGTTTATTATTTGAAGATAACTATGCTGAATCCTGGTATGTCAATGACCAGGAAAGGTTTTTGAACGGAACCACCACTGCCTCACAGCAACTCTCTCCCCTTCAACCCCAGGCTCCCACTACGCCAAATAAACAGTATATCCCCGAAGCAAATGATGATGTTGTTTCTACCGATACAGGAACCACCGTTGTAATAGACGTACAGAACAACGATAACTACCTCAATTGTGCCGCCCTGATGACTTCTATTGTTTCAGGTCCGGCCAACGGTATCGCAAATGTGCTGAATGGCGATAGCATAGAATACACGCCAAATCCAGGTTTCACCGGAACCGATACCATCATCTACGCTATTTGTGACAGCGCTGCCCCATCTGTTTGTGATACGGCAATGGTGATCATCGCAGTAAATTCATCTGTAGCAATTGATGATTTTTTTGCCAAATATAACGACATCGTGTTATTCGGCATCTATCCCAACCCTTTCACAGGCAATATATTATTACAGTATTATATATTCCAGCCAACAGATGTACATATCCGGTTAACAGATGCTGCAGGAAAGACTGTGTATATCAAAAATTCCGGCAAGATGCAGGAAGGGTTGTATGAAACGGAAATAAACTGTGAAAGCATCAGTGCCGGTTCATACATAATGACGCTTGAAACAAAGAACCAGGTGCGAAAGAGAAAGGTAGTTAAGTACTGA